A single region of the Populus nigra chromosome 2, ddPopNigr1.1, whole genome shotgun sequence genome encodes:
- the LOC133682589 gene encoding glucan endo-1,3-beta-glucosidase 12, whose product MDPNFLPCFILLLCIVAFADAGSVGVNYGRIANNLPSAVKVVNLVKSQGLERVKVYDTDPAVLKALSGSGIKVTVDLPNQLLYSAAKYPNFARSWVQKNIVAYHPSTQIESIAVGNEVFVDPHNTTKFLIPAMKNIHQALVKFNLHSSIKVSSPIALSALQSSYPSSAGSFRPELIEPVFKPMLDFLRQTGSYLMVNAYPFFAYESNSDVISLDYALFRENPGVVDSGNGLKYFNLFDAQIDAVFAALSALKYDDVKMVVTETGWPSKGDENEVGASVENAAAYNGNLVRRILTGGGTPLKPQADLTVYLFALFNENEKDGPTSERNYGLFYPDQQKVYDIPFTVEGLKSYKAPSRSPVSGGQQVSAPVRGGVSKSTTGNTWCVANPDAGKEKLQAALDFACGEGGADCRPIQPEATCYSPNTLVAHSSFAFNSYYQKKGRGMGDCYFGGAAFVVTQEPKFGECEFPTGY is encoded by the exons ATGCGGGATCGGTCGGGGTTAACTATGGAAGAATAGCAAACAACTTGCCATCAGCTGTGAAAGTGGTGAACCTCGTTAAATCTCAAGGTTTAGAGCGTGTCAAGGTTTACGACACTGACCCTGCTGTGCTCAAAGCCTTGTCTGGTTCCGGTATAAAAGTTACCGTCGATTTACCAAACCAACTTCTATATTCTGCTGCTAAGTACCCTAACTTTGCCCGCTCTTGGGTACAGAAAAACATCGTTGCTTACCACCCTTCTACTCAAATCGAATCCATTGCCGTTGGTAATGAAGTTTTCGTTGACCCTCATAACACCACCAAGTTCCTCATTCCAGCCATGAAAAATATTCATCAAGCTTTGGTCAAGTTTAACCTCCACTCTTCCATTAAAGTTTCTTCTCCTATAGCTTTAAGCGCTCTTCAATCCTCTTACCCATCTTCTGCCGGATCATTCCGACCCGAATTGATCGAACCAGTTTTCAAGCCCATGTTGGATTTCCTCCGTCAAACCGGGTCCTACCTCATGGTCAATGCCTACCCGTTTTTCGCCTACGAGTCCAACTCTGATGTCATTTCATTAGATTACGCTTTGTTTAGAGAAAACCCGGGTGTTGTGGATTCGGGTAACGGGTTAAAATACTTTAATCTCTTTGATGCCCAAATCGACGCCGTTTTTGCAGCGTTGTCTGCTTTGAAGTATGACGACGTCAAAATGGTTGTCACCGAGACAGGGTGGCCCTCCAAAGGCGATGAAAATGAGGTTGGTGCCAGCGTGGAAAATGCAGCTGCTTACAACGGCAATCTTGTCCGTAGGATTCTCACTGGTGGTGGGACCCCTTTAAAACCACAGGCAGATCTAACCGTATATCTCTTCGCTCTCTTCAACGAAAACGAGAAGGATGGGCCCACATCGGAGAGAAATTATGGGCTTTTTTACCCCGACCAGCAGAAGGTGTATGATATCCCATTTACTGTGGAGGGGCTGAAGAGTTACAAGGCTCCTAGCCGTTCTCCGGTCTCCGGCGGTCAACAGGTTTCTGCTCCTGTTCGTGGAGGTGTTTCCAAGAGCACTACAGGGAACACGTGGTGCGTCGCGAATCCTGATGCGGGAAAGGAAAAGCTACAGGCGGCTCTGGACTTTGCTTGTGGTGAGGGAGGTGCTGATTGCCGTCCGATCCAGCCTGAGGCTACGTGTTATAGTCCAAACACTCTGGTGGCCCACTCTTCGTTTGCTTTCAACAGTTATTATCAGAAGAAAGGACGTGGGATGGGGGACTGTTATTTCGGAGGAGCAGCTTTTGTTGTCACCCAAGAACCCA AGTTTGGGGAGTGCGAGTTTCCAACGGgatattga
- the LOC133682264 gene encoding LOW QUALITY PROTEIN: clathrin coat assembly protein AP180-like (The sequence of the model RefSeq protein was modified relative to this genomic sequence to represent the inferred CDS: substituted 1 base at 1 genomic stop codon) codes for MPSKLRKAIGAVKDKTSISLAKVSTANASNLEVVILKATRHDDVPIDERYVNEVLNLISSNKIYAASSAQAIAKRIGKTRNWIVALKSLMLVLRIFQDGDPYFPKEVLIAMKRGAKVLNISNFRDDSKSKPWDYTAFVRTFALYLDERLGCFLTGKLQRRFTNRERENSHPRSRRANESVSEMKPAMLLDKLSYWQKLLDRAVATRPAGAAKTNRLVQVSLYAIVQESFDLYRDISDGLALLLDSFFQLQPHYCVTAFQTCVKASKQFEELCSFYDLCKSLGVGRASEYPCVQKISKDLIETLQEFLRDQSSIPTNGRSPVHLLLPAPSNDDASPSIDSYGRCDESSEPNERFSERGSEFGSQCTSLEDLMSVTDMGSSPPMMSMDHYLELFEKRSLEDILCTADSNSIHSFTIDQGTLSGANSILDLVSLDGWPPEDQQQEQEQGQRTSASALDSSTDQSHDHQYNPFLQDTTEIPAIVAPTDSQAVCPVNDMLSMAPTFQATPTFSVQKSDTAAGLHNEDDPFPXCLAKMAAGHKSNGSMDQQIMLQQQQLWLQQQDRIIAKKMSYI; via the exons ATGCCTAGCAAATTAAGGAAGGCTATCGGTGCTGTGAAAGACAAAACCAGCATTAGCCTTGCCAAGGTTTCTACCGCCAATGCATCAAACCTTGAAGTTGTAATTCTCAAGGCCACCAGACACGATGACGTCCCCATTGATGAACGTTATGTTAACGAAGTGCTCAACCTGATCTCCTCCAACAAAATTTATGCAGCCTCCTCTGCTCAagctattgccaaaagaataggCAAGACACGAAATTGGATCGTTGCTCTTAAGTCTCTCATGCTTGTTCTCCGAATTTTCCAAGACGGTGATCCCTACTTCCCTAAAGAGGTTCTTATTGCAATGAAGCGTGGGGCAAAAGTTCTCAACATTTCCAACTTTCGAGATGACTCCAAATCAAAACCATGGGATTACACTGCCTTTGTTAGGACATTTGCTCTATATCTTGACGAGCGGTTGGGTTGCTTTCTCACCGGAAAACTTCAAAGAAGATTTACTAACCGGGAACGGGAAAATAGCCATCCAAGAAGCAGACGTGCCAACGAATCAGTTTCTGAAATGAAACCGGCAATGTTGCTGGATAAACTCTCTTACTGGCAAAAACTGCTTGATAGAGCAGTTGCAACAAGACCAGCGGGTGCAGCCAAGACAAACAGATTGGTGCAAGTTTCTTTGTATGCCATTGTACAAGAGAGTTTTGATCTCTATCGTGATATTTCTGATGGACTTGCGCTTCTTCTAGATAGTTTCTTTCAGTTACAACCTCATTATTGTGTTACTGCCTTCCAAACTTGTGTCAAGGCCTCAAAACAATTTGAAGAGCTATGCTCCTTTTATGATTTGTGTAAAAGCCTAGGGGTCGGACGAGCTTCTGAGTACCCATGTGTGCAGAAGATATCAAAAGATCTTATAGAAACATTACAAGAATTCTTAAGAGATCAATCTTCTATCCCTACAAATGGTAGATCACCAGTACATTTGCTCCTTCCAGCACCATCAAATGACGATGCTTCTCCAAGCATTGATAGTTATGGCAGGTGTGACGAATCTTCAGAACCAAATGAGAGATTTTCAGAGAGAGGATCTGAATTTGGCTCACAATGTACCTCACTGGAGGATCTCATGAGTGTAACGGACATGGGATCAAGCCCACCTATGATGTCTATGGATCATTACTTGGAGCTGTTTGAGAAACGATCTCTTGAAGACATCCTTTGTACTGCTGATTCTAATTCGATTCATTCATTCACCATTGATCAAGGAACGTTAAGTGGGGCAAATAGTATTTTAGATCTTGTATCTTTGGATGGCTGGCCACCAGAAGACCAACAGCAAGAGCAAGAACAAGGACAGCGAACCTCAGCCTCGGCATTGGACTCCAGCACCGATCAAAGTCATG ATCACCAATACAATCCATTTCTTCAAGATACAACTGAAATACCAGCAATTGTTGCTCCCACAGACAGCCAAGCAGTATGTCCTGTGAATGATATGCTTTCAATGGCCCCTACATTTCAGGCCACCCCAACCTTCAGCGTGCAGAAATCTGATACAGCAGCAGGATTACACAACGAAGACGATCCGTTTCCATAATGCCTTGCCAAAATGGCTGCTGGACATAAATCCAATGGTTCCATGGATCAACAAATTATGTTGCAACAACAGCAATTGTGGCTGCAGCAGCAGGACAGGATTATAGCGAAGAAAATGTCATATATTTGA